One window from the genome of Danaus plexippus chromosome 3 unlocalized genomic scaffold, MEX_DaPlex mxdp_30, whole genome shotgun sequence encodes:
- the LOC116765710 gene encoding E3 ubiquitin-protein ligase LRSAM1-like: protein MGCAVSGVQRTMSLFGRQSQGQDVRAKLERKLYIARESPDPEFDLSDCQLKRLPAGIFSICKVFRKDNLYLHNNQLQSLEEGGQLSDLQLVKVFNLSCNKFYRLPNNIRFLVSLTELYLQNNYLESLPEGFKYLEFLKILDVSHNKLKSLNPSLGNLKCLSVFKITGNIDLNRLCQELCFATNLQTIELDGENFIFPPVEVATKTTEDIMKYLCSEMNIKYRPPQVTTELQSQLPNAIHNPFGKQLSLTWEQQETAMIDQENKLHLANQRQREKFLSTLLQEQKDLDDEISKIQENRESERRNLMKTIQKEEKEIECIVRNFLQSERQNPEVIQQQLVYEQLEHDRLLEIARQNYDNVKRSDIIAKMKELLEKDCSINYYKRHYKDNLNNVKQNLLIQESEGELKLEELLNARDEMRTDLVQQLLEDQDVQQAMVSSLLDRVDAKSWSLSQEISLISMHLSRLSIIEQEKKKINMAFNYNEFLQQRMKLVGLLDDLLDQKNLRRKQLINTLKEAESEGNYAHDFWLKSYQKVLDAAPKSLLNVGKLDPLFANHLLQEGVIHCLPFLVKLLISGISLLDINNENLKENGVSFTSDRESILRALKLYVESCSDIMNEPEQITSTEGASLSGVLESKTLEVLKTNETESSVVEGECVVCMDSKSEVVFVPCGHMCCCQPCSQNELETCPMCRINIERKIKVILS, encoded by the coding sequence ATGGGTTGTGCTGTATCAGGGGTACAACGTACGATGTCTCTTTTTGGGAGACAATCTCAAGGCCAGGATGTTCGCGCTAAGTTAGAAAGGAAACTGTACATCGCACGAGAATCTCCTGATCCGGAGTTTGATTTATCTGACTGTCAGCTTAAACGTTTGCCTGCcggtatattttctatatgtaAGGTATTtagaaaagataatttataccTGCACAATAACCAACTACAATCACTTGAAGAGGGAGGACAACTATCAGATCTTCAACTTGTTAAAGTTTTCAATTtaagttgtaataaattttatagactgCCAAATAACATACGATTTTTGGTAAGTCTTACTGAGCTTtatcttcaaaataattacctGGAATCTCTACCGGAAGGATTTAAGTATctggaatttttaaaaattttagatgtATCCCACAATAAGTTAAAGAGTCTCAATCCATCACttggtaatttaaaatgcttgtctgttttcaaaataactggaaatattgatttaaataggCTCTGTCAAGAATTATGTTTTGCTACCAATTTACAGACAATAGAATTAGAtggagaaaattttatatttcctccTGTTGAGGTAGCTACCAAAACTACAGaagatataatgaaatatttatgttcagaaatgaatattaaatatagaccTCCTCAAGTAACAACTGAGCTGCAATCACAGTTACCAAATGCAATTCATAATCCCTTTGGTAAACAATTAAGCCTTACATGGGAACAACAAGAGACAGCAATGATTGATCAAGAAAACAAACTTCATCTAGCAAATCAAAGGCAAAGGGAAAAATTTTTGTCAACATTATTACAAGAGCAAAAAGATTTAGATGatgaaatatctaaaattcAAGAAAATAGGGAGTCGGAAAGACGAAACTTGATGAAAACTAtacaaaaagaagaaaaagagaTAGAATGTATAGTAAGAAATTTCCTACAATCAGAAAGACAAAATCCAGAAGTAATTCAACAACAACTAGTATACGAGCAGTTGGAACATGATCGTTTGCTTGAAATCGCCAGACAAAATTATGACAATGTGAAAAGATCTGACATCATAGCAAAGATGAAGGAGTTGTTAGAAAAAGACTGTtctattaattactataaaagacACTATaaggataatttaaataatgttaaacagaatttattaattcaggAATCTGAAGGGGAACTCAAATTGGAAGAACTTTTGAATGCTAGAGATGAAATGCGCACGGATTTGGTGCAACAGTTATTGGAAGATCAAGATGTCCAACAAGCAATGGTGTCTAGTTTGTTGGACAGGGTCGATGCTAAAAGTTGGAGCCTTAGTCAGGAAATATCATTGATTTCTATGCATCTGTCCAGACTCAGCATTATAGaacaagaaaagaaaaaaataaatatggcatttaattataatgagttCCTACAGCAACGGATGAAGTTGGTAGGTCTCTTAGATGATCTTTTAGATCAGAAAAATTTGAGGaggaaacaattaataaacacCCTCAAGGAAGCAGAAAGTGAAGGAAACTATGCACATGACTTTTGGCTTAAAAGTTATCAAAAAGTGTTAGATGCTGCACCCAAGTCATTGTTGAATGTGGGAAAGTTGGACCCTCTTTTTGCAAATCATTTGCTACAAGAAGGTGTTATACATTGTTTGCCATTCTTGGTTAAACTGTTAATTTCAGGTATATCTTtacttgatataaataacgaaaatttaaaggaaaatgGAGTTTCCTTCACATCAGATAGAGAAAGCATCTTGAGAGCTTTAAAGTTGTATGTAGAATCTTGTTCAGACATTATGAATGAGCCAGAACAAATTACGTCTACAGAAGGTGCAAGTTTGTCTGGTGTTTTGGAGAGTAAAACCTTGGAAGTCCTTAAGACTAATGAAACTGAAAGCTCAGTAGTTGAGGGTGAATGTGTTGTTTGTATGGACTCAAAGTCTGAGGTAGTTTTTGTACCATGCGGTCACATGTGTTGCTGTCAGCCCTGTTCACAGAATGAGTTAGAAACCTGTCCCATGTGCAGAATAAACATAGAGAGAAAAATTAAAGTCATCCTttcctaa
- the LOC116765720 gene encoding uncharacterized protein LOC116765720, with product MKWLCYAVICHLCSLGCLAMSQSEIEDFSNFLRQTSSLDQNLKSLPEGDYEEDVSLDDDHHAWEKSGKFEGDLILNERQRRMIVNNVVEGLARNGLTDSTKRWPNNEVIYFIQPDHFSDDQVRSIQNGIEDLARASCVKFRPYVKGDADAVVIQGSKRGCFSQVGYQGGYQILNLSRRHPADRGCFRLGTVVHELLHTLGFFHMQSSPDRDEFIDVLWDNIIRQARHNFRKYDSLSVSDFGVGYDYDSVLHYSRKAFSSNGQDTLVPKNGADIGQRIGLSEKDIVKLNKMYCDVDAGVISQDSISSFDMEKKRKGAKNKPFVGQGLGYQKGKTVIIKLPKADEQNSPKNPVRGYFSETTQTIHPTFNLETGPKEDTILYDYQFPGHNINEYMSLLPKKKEDQDDYKELKIIDANNDDKRNSYFSNEGSIGESDNRDVLRFSQLPAVLQEDKDEVEDSARIYYYGQSDSLSPHSVPIIEKQQIKAKNAKHLAYPHYDTLNFQPNRFSEKDSDFLYGKSKQDSPRILPYNPSNEFADSEWHLNENYKPNFYIQEDGQIKHDKYDLPKIGYNYELFQ from the exons atgaagtgGTTGTGTTATGCTGTAATATGCCACTTGTGTTCGCTGGGGTGTCTCGCTATGTCGCAGAGCGAAATTGAAGATTTTAGTAATTTTCTAAGACAAACATCAAGCCTggatcaaaatttaaaaa GTCTACCAGAAGGAGATTATGAGGAAGATGTATCTCTGGACGACGATCATCACGCTTGGGAGAAGAGCGGAAAGTTTGAAGGGGACCTCATTCTAAACGAACGTCAGAGAAGGATGATTGTTAACAACGTCGTGGAAGGACTTGCCCGGAACGGTCTAACTGACAGCACTAAGCGTTGGCCGAATAACgaagtgatttattttatacagccTGACCACTTTT CCGACGATCAAGTACGTTCAATACAAAATGGTATCGAAGATTTGGCGAGAGCGTCGTGTGTTAAATTCAGACCTTACGTGAAAGGAGACGCTGATGCGGTAGTCATACAG GGAAGTAAGCGTGGTTGCTTCTCACAAGTGGGTTACCAAGGGGGTTATCAAATTCTCAACTTATCTCGTCGCCATCCAGCCGACCGAGGTTGCTTCCGCCTTGGGACTGTAGTCCATGAACTACTCCATACTCTTGGCTTCTTCCACATGCAGAGTAGTCCTGACCGCGACGAGTTCATTGACGTATTATGGGATAACATAATAAGAC agGCTCGGCACAATTTCCGCAAGTATGATTCACTTTCGGTTTCGGATTTTGGAGTTGGCTACGACTATGACAGCGTTCTGCATTATAGCCGTAAAGCTTTCTCTTCAAATGGTCAAGACACGCTTGTACCTAAG AATGGCGCTGATATTGGACAGAGAATCGGTCTTTCGGAAAAGGATAttgttaaattgaataaaatgtattgcgATGTAGATGCAGGCGTTATATCTCAAGATAGTATTTCATCGTTCGATATGGAGAAGAAAAGGAAAGGTGCTAAAAATAAACCATTCGTGGGTCAAGGGCTAGGATATCAAAAGGGGAaaactgttattataaaactacctaAAGCCGATGAACAGAACAGTCCCAAAAATCCCGTACGTGGTTATTTTAGTGAAACAACGCAGACCATACACCCAACATTCAATCTAGAAACTGGCCCTAAAGAAGACACAATTTTATATGACTATCAGTTTCCTggacataatataaatgaatatatgtcACTATTACCGAAAAAGAAAGAAGACCAAGACGactataaagaattaaaaataatcgatgCGAATAATGACGACAAAAGAAATTCCTACTTCTCAAACGAAGGCTCAATAGGTGAATCAGATAACAGAGATGTTTTACGATTTTCACAATTACCAGCTGTTCTTCAAGAGGATAAAGATGAAGTTGAAGATTCAGcacgaatatattattatggtcAAAGTGACAGTTTGTCACCACATAGCGTACCTATTATAGAAAAGCAACAGATTAAAGCAAAAAATGCCAAACATTTAGCTTACCCTCACTATGATACCTTAAATTTTCAACCCAATAGATTCTCTGAAAAGGATTCAGATTTTTTATACGGAAAATCGAAACAAGATTCACCTCGAATTCTTCCTTATAATCCATCAAATGAGTTTGCTGACAGCGAATggcatttgaatgaaaattataaacctaatttttatatacaagaaGACGGACAAATTAAACatgataaatatgatttacCAAAAATAGGGTATAATTATGAGTTGTTTCAATAA
- the LOC116765206 gene encoding zinc metalloproteinase nas-7-like: MILSGVIVVVYAIFVSAAPVAQNSILVEIEEEYNDVPATVLPSVNGDDEQGSFFEGDMLLTSAQHQAIQHAKLERNGLKGSTKRWPNRTVLYHIVEEDFDDKEIMMIEEAIKDIANKSCLKFRKKEKDEHAVTIQGSANGCFSNVGYSPTTSDDSDEEITQVLNLSKGCFKHGTVVHEMLHTLGFYHMQSTFDRDEYVEIVWENIRSGTEHNFAKYTVDTVTDFGVPYDYGSVMHYPEKAFSKNGNRTIIPLKEGVTIGQRNGLSESDIQKLNRMYCEESETAPVSYME, from the exons ATGATTCTCAGCGGTGTTATTGTTGTTGTCTATGCTATTTTCGTTTCTGCGGCGCCGGTCGCCCAAAACTCTATTTTGGTTGAAATCGAAGAGGAATATAACg atGTGCCTGCAACTGTCTTACCCTCGGTGAATGGTGATGATGAACAAGGAAGTTTCTTCGAAGGTGACATGTTGTTAACGTCGGCTCAACATCAAGCCATTCAACACGCAAAGTTGGAGCGAAATGGTTTAAAGGGGAGCACCAAACGTTGGCCGAATCGTACTGTTCTATATCACATCGTCGAAGAGGACTTCG ATGATAAAGAAATCATGATGATCGAAGAGGCGATTAAGGACATAGCGAATAAGTCATGTCTTAAATTTCGCAAGAAGGAAAAGGATGAACATGCTGTTACAATTCAG GGCTCAGCCAACGGCTGCTTTTCAAATGTAGGGTACAGTCCTACAACGAGCGATGATAGTGACGAAGAAATAACTCAGGTGCTAAATCTTTCCAAGGGTTGTTTTAAGCATGGAACTGTTGTGCACGAGATGCTCCACACTTTGGGTTTCTATCATATGCAGAGCACTTTTGATAGAGATGAGTACGTGGAAATAGTGTGGGAAAACATACGATCAG gAACCGAGCATAATTTTGCAAAGTACACGGTAGACACAGTAACAGATTTCGGCGTGCCTTACGACTATGGTAGTGTCATGCACTATCCAGAAAAAGCATTTTCTAAGAATGGAAATAGAACGATAATACCACTGAAG gaGGGTGTTACTATAGGTCAAAGAAATGGATTATCGGAGAGCGACATTCAAAAACTCAACAGAATGTATTGTGAAGAATCTGAAACGGCTCCCGTTAGTTATATGGAATAA